Proteins co-encoded in one Cellulosilyticum sp. I15G10I2 genomic window:
- the pstB gene encoding phosphate ABC transporter ATP-binding protein PstB: protein MNKIISIKDLSFCYGDFEALRNINLDVEENEVLAFIGPSGCGKSTLLRIMNRMSDLAESPKVTGSITYKGQEIFEMDTIELRKKVGMVFQKPNPFPMSIYDNIAYGPRMQGVKKKSELDEIVEDSLKKAAIWEEVKDKLRKNAISVSGGQQQRICIARSIAMRPEVLLMDEPTSALDPISTSKIEDLISELKKQYTIVIVTHNMQQAARISDRTAFFLLGEVIEVDTTQTIFNLPKNKKTEDYITGRFG, encoded by the coding sequence ATGAATAAAATAATTAGTATTAAGGACCTCTCATTTTGCTACGGTGATTTTGAGGCGCTTAGAAATATTAATCTAGATGTAGAAGAAAACGAAGTGTTAGCTTTTATAGGACCATCAGGCTGCGGCAAATCTACATTGCTTAGAATTATGAATAGAATGAGTGATTTAGCAGAAAGTCCAAAGGTTACCGGATCTATTACTTATAAAGGACAAGAAATATTTGAAATGGATACAATAGAGCTTAGAAAAAAAGTAGGTATGGTATTTCAAAAGCCTAACCCTTTTCCTATGAGCATTTATGATAATATTGCCTATGGGCCTAGAATGCAAGGGGTTAAAAAGAAGTCAGAGCTTGATGAAATAGTGGAAGATAGTCTTAAAAAAGCAGCTATTTGGGAGGAAGTAAAAGATAAGCTTAGAAAAAATGCAATCAGCGTATCTGGGGGACAGCAACAAAGGATATGTATTGCAAGATCTATAGCAATGCGCCCCGAAGTACTTTTGATGGATGAACCAACCTCAGCACTTGATCCTATTTCTACTTCTAAAATAGAAGATCTCATTAGCGAACTTAAAAAGCAGTATACCATTGTTATTGTTACACACAATATGCAGCAAGCTGCCAGAATATCAGATCGCACTGCTTTTTTCTTGCTGGGAGAAGTAATAGAAGTAGATACGACACAAACAATATTTAATTTACCAAAGAACAAAAAGACAGAAG
- the pstA gene encoding phosphate ABC transporter permease PstA: protein MRVNYKDKITFTILVSISLITIGMLLWILGYIFIKGYNNIDLIKLVPPIISTIYMVIIGLGIAAPIGIGAAIYLNEYARGGRFVRGIRFATESLAAVPSILFGLFGMMFFLTRLKLGFSILSGALTIAMMVLPTLVKTTEEALKTVPVAYREGSLALGASKFATISKVVLPSALPGILTGIVLGTGRIVGETAAIYLTAGTMYRLPSSPLESGRTLSVHLYLLAKEGISFADAYGTALVLLLIILLLNLFTYFIGGRLNRSKGK from the coding sequence ATGCGGGTAAATTATAAGGATAAGATAACCTTTACGATACTTGTTAGTATATCTTTAATTACAATCGGTATGCTCCTATGGATTTTAGGGTATATCTTTATAAAAGGCTATAACAATATAGATTTAATCAAATTAGTGCCCCCTATAATATCTACCATCTATATGGTTATAATAGGACTGGGGATAGCAGCGCCTATAGGAATAGGGGCAGCTATTTATCTTAATGAATATGCAAGGGGCGGAAGGTTTGTAAGAGGTATTCGTTTTGCAACAGAAAGCTTAGCCGCTGTACCCTCTATTTTGTTTGGACTTTTTGGTATGATGTTCTTTTTAACAAGACTCAAACTAGGCTTTTCTATATTATCAGGGGCACTTACGATAGCTATGATGGTACTGCCCACGCTTGTCAAAACAACAGAAGAAGCATTAAAGACAGTTCCAGTGGCTTATAGAGAAGGTTCACTTGCTTTAGGCGCTTCTAAATTTGCTACTATTTCAAAAGTAGTACTCCCAAGTGCCTTGCCTGGCATACTTACAGGGATCGTACTTGGTACAGGTAGAATAGTCGGTGAAACAGCGGCTATTTACCTTACAGCAGGTACAATGTATAGATTGCCGAGCAGCCCTCTAGAATCAGGAAGGACGCTGTCAGTACATTTATATTTACTTGCTAAAGAAGGTATTTCGTTTGCTGACGCATATGGTACAGCACTAGTTTTACTGCTCATTATATTACTCCTTAACTTATTTACTTATTTCATAGGAGGCAGACTTAATAGGAGCAAAGGAAAATAA
- the pstC gene encoding phosphate ABC transporter permease subunit PstC codes for MDKLMKYVFWLCAAIMIIVIAFMGAYIVIGGLPFFSHTNISSFLLGKKWNPSGELFGIFPMLITSIYGTLGATVVGVIVGVSTAIVLVEILPLKIAKLFSIAIDLLAGIPSVIYGFWGLMVIVPIINKFWGGKGAGSSLLAAIIILAIMILPTIIRMTEVSLRAVPREYKEGALGLGASKFQYILRVQLGAARSGIMAGIVLGIGRALGETMAVILVSGNAAIIPKSLVDPVRTLTANIAIEMGYASGVHQQALFATGMILFALIMLINFFLTQFIKNAERRSGNAGKL; via the coding sequence ATGGATAAATTAATGAAATATGTATTTTGGTTATGCGCAGCAATAATGATTATTGTCATAGCATTTATGGGAGCCTACATTGTAATTGGGGGTCTCCCCTTTTTCAGTCATACAAATATAAGTAGTTTCTTATTAGGAAAAAAATGGAATCCCTCAGGTGAGCTGTTTGGGATTTTTCCCATGCTGATTACGAGCATATATGGTACCCTAGGGGCTACGGTTGTAGGGGTTATTGTTGGAGTCAGTACAGCTATTGTTTTAGTTGAGATATTACCTCTTAAAATAGCCAAACTCTTTTCGATAGCCATTGACCTACTGGCAGGGATCCCTTCAGTTATTTATGGGTTTTGGGGACTTATGGTGATTGTCCCTATTATTAATAAGTTCTGGGGAGGAAAAGGTGCAGGCAGCAGTCTTTTAGCAGCTATTATTATATTAGCCATTATGATTTTACCAACAATTATAAGAATGACAGAAGTCAGCTTAAGAGCAGTTCCGAGAGAGTATAAGGAAGGCGCTCTAGGGCTAGGAGCTTCTAAGTTTCAATATATTCTAAGAGTACAGTTAGGAGCTGCCAGATCAGGCATTATGGCAGGGATTGTGCTAGGAATAGGCAGGGCGCTTGGTGAGACAATGGCTGTTATATTAGTATCAGGGAATGCAGCTATTATTCCTAAGAGTCTGGTTGATCCAGTCAGAACGCTTACAGCCAATATTGCTATTGAAATGGGATATGCATCAGGCGTACATCAACAGGCACTTTTTGCAACAGGAATGATTCTGTTTGCGCTCATTATGCTTATAAACTTCTTTCTGACTCAGTTTATAAAAAATGCAGAAAGGAGAAGTGGCAATGCGGGTAAATTATAA
- a CDS encoding phosphate ABC transporter substrate-binding protein yields MKKRLFSCIAALALGTMVFAGCTSQDNTKTEAPQSNTTQTAETKPEETKKGSVKISIVGSTTVAEPMEQLAAKYKELGNTDNVEIQGVGSSAGIKAAIDGTADIGMSSRELKEEEKAGIVETVIAYDGIAVVVHPSNGVSDLTKAQVKDIFEGTITNWKEVGGNDQDIVVVVREAGSGTRGAFEEILKLIDENKASTVVETAVVAEGTGAVMASVATKEAAIGFVSEGFLDDTVKPVSVDGVEPTVENIKASKYTISRPLILITKPDVKKEAQAVIDFILGNEGQKVMAEKYIPVKN; encoded by the coding sequence ATGAAAAAAAGATTATTTTCATGTATAGCGGCATTAGCACTTGGTACAATGGTATTTGCAGGATGTACATCTCAAGATAACACGAAGACCGAAGCACCACAGTCTAATACAACTCAGACAGCAGAAACAAAACCAGAAGAGACTAAAAAAGGCAGTGTTAAAATATCTATCGTAGGCTCTACAACAGTAGCGGAACCTATGGAACAACTAGCAGCAAAATACAAAGAACTTGGTAATACTGATAATGTAGAAATACAAGGCGTAGGTTCATCAGCAGGTATAAAAGCAGCAATAGATGGCACAGCAGATATCGGGATGAGTTCTCGTGAATTAAAAGAAGAAGAGAAAGCTGGAATAGTTGAAACTGTTATTGCGTATGACGGTATTGCAGTTGTAGTTCATCCATCAAACGGAGTATCTGACCTTACCAAAGCACAGGTTAAAGATATCTTTGAAGGGACCATTACTAACTGGAAAGAAGTAGGCGGTAATGATCAAGATATCGTTGTTGTTGTAAGAGAAGCAGGTTCAGGAACAAGAGGCGCTTTTGAAGAAATCTTAAAGCTAATAGATGAAAATAAAGCGTCTACAGTAGTAGAAACAGCAGTTGTTGCAGAAGGAACAGGTGCTGTGATGGCATCGGTCGCGACTAAAGAAGCAGCAATCGGATTTGTTTCAGAAGGCTTTTTAGACGACACAGTAAAACCAGTAAGTGTTGACGGTGTAGAACCTACTGTTGAAAATATTAAAGCATCAAAATATACGATTTCAAGACCACTTATTCTTATCACAAAACCAGATGTTAAAAAAGAAGCACAAGCAGTTATCGATTTTATCCTAGGCAACGAAGGACAAAAAGTTATGGCAGAAAAATATATACCTGTTAAAAACTAA
- a CDS encoding THUMP domain-containing class I SAM-dependent RNA methyltransferase — translation MKTFEIIATSTFGLESIVRKEVEDLGYEVNSVSDGKVTYTGDTEAVVLSNLWLRSADRVLIKMGEFKATSFEELFNEVNSLPWEAWITQDAKFTVNGKSIKSALFSISDCQAIVKKSIVKRLQQHYDIEWFQETGPSYTVQVSLLKDIATLTIDTTGEVGLHKRGYRKSTVEAPIKETLAAALLQISYWKKGRILYDPCCGSGTFAIEAAMIAKNIAPGLKREFASSHWEQIPKTLWEALRQEAIESIDQKGNPIIYASDIDRNAILSARDNAIAAGVDEYVQFFAKPLHKTSLPHGDYGVVICNPPYGERLSDLTKIQKLHKDIRALMNSNPTWSLYTVTSVETFEKDYGKKADKKRKLYNGNLQVNYYQYFGPKPPKGGENFKAIPQASL, via the coding sequence ATGAAAACATTTGAAATTATTGCCACTTCTACTTTTGGGTTAGAATCTATTGTCCGCAAAGAAGTAGAAGATCTAGGATATGAAGTTAACTCTGTTTCAGACGGTAAGGTAACTTACACTGGAGATACTGAAGCTGTAGTACTTTCTAATTTATGGCTTCGCAGTGCTGATAGAGTACTTATTAAGATGGGTGAATTTAAAGCAACATCTTTCGAAGAGCTTTTTAATGAAGTCAATAGCCTACCCTGGGAAGCTTGGATTACACAAGATGCTAAGTTTACAGTAAACGGTAAATCCATTAAATCTGCACTTTTTAGTATTTCAGACTGCCAGGCTATCGTCAAAAAATCTATTGTTAAAAGACTTCAGCAGCATTATGACATAGAGTGGTTCCAAGAAACTGGTCCTTCTTATACTGTACAAGTCTCTCTATTAAAAGATATTGCTACCTTGACCATTGATACAACTGGCGAAGTGGGCCTTCACAAAAGAGGTTACCGCAAAAGCACTGTCGAAGCACCTATCAAAGAAACTTTAGCCGCAGCCCTTCTTCAAATCAGTTACTGGAAAAAAGGACGTATCCTCTATGATCCTTGTTGTGGATCTGGCACCTTTGCAATAGAAGCTGCGATGATTGCTAAAAATATCGCCCCTGGTCTTAAGCGAGAATTTGCGTCTTCTCATTGGGAACAAATCCCCAAGACATTATGGGAAGCACTTCGTCAAGAAGCAATAGAAAGTATAGATCAAAAAGGAAACCCTATTATTTATGCTTCTGATATTGATAGAAATGCTATATTAAGTGCAAGAGACAATGCCATAGCTGCCGGAGTAGATGAATACGTTCAATTCTTCGCTAAACCGCTTCATAAAACGTCACTCCCTCATGGTGATTATGGTGTAGTCATATGTAATCCACCTTATGGTGAACGACTAAGTGATTTAACGAAGATTCAAAAGCTGCATAAGGATATAAGAGCTTTAATGAACTCTAATCCTACATGGTCTTTATATACGGTTACCTCTGTAGAAACATTTGAAAAAGATTATGGTAAAAAAGCTGACAAAAAACGTAAACTTTATAATGGTAATTTACAAGTTAACTACTACCAATATTTTGGTCCAAAACCGCCTAAGGGAGGCGAAAATTTTAAGGCTATACCCCAAGCATCTCTTTGA
- a CDS encoding HAMP domain-containing sensor histidine kinase: MKNKIILPVMLMLWIIGLIIIGESLLLFNEILKNNSSYGLEYASYSSLFYRLIGILFVGSILLYLILLKVIHKIASPIEQLTKDAKLFAKGNYTHKLRNYEIEELQLLASAFDNMGEELNGTIRKLRHQKTKVESVLASLDEGIIVIDKEGQITEFNGLAGQMLNLKAEKSYKNHIVTLIRGNQFRKLIDDALNKFKYGAAELTLGDKIVYTTIVPVEETHNVYEYLIVLRDITKLKNLEEMKYQFVSNVSHEIKTPLTSIQGFVETLKEGAIEDKNVALRFLNIIDIEAKRLYRLIQDILLLSEIENMEKQNYGIAKVNQVIMQVMEILKEEAHKKNIELIFNDIDEIVLENTSTDHIEQVMLNLVSNAIKYTDHGCVIITTEIKNNKNVIRVRDTGIGMAKESIEHIFERFYRVDKGRSRKSGGTGLGLSIVKHIVQLYGAQIQVESEEGEGTIFTLTF, encoded by the coding sequence ATGAAAAATAAAATCATTTTGCCGGTTATGTTAATGCTATGGATTATAGGACTTATTATCATAGGTGAAAGTCTGCTCCTTTTTAATGAAATCTTAAAAAATAATAGTTCTTATGGTTTAGAATATGCTTCTTATTCATCACTATTTTATAGACTTATAGGTATTTTATTTGTTGGAAGCATACTATTATATTTAATTTTATTAAAAGTTATTCATAAAATAGCTTCACCGATTGAGCAGCTTACAAAAGATGCTAAATTGTTTGCCAAAGGAAACTATACTCATAAGCTTAGAAATTATGAAATAGAAGAATTACAGCTATTAGCCAGTGCTTTTGATAATATGGGTGAAGAGCTTAATGGTACAATAAGAAAATTAAGACATCAGAAAACCAAAGTGGAGTCAGTTCTTGCATCTCTAGACGAGGGTATTATAGTCATAGATAAAGAAGGACAAATTACAGAGTTTAATGGCCTAGCAGGCCAGATGCTAAACTTAAAGGCAGAAAAATCCTATAAGAATCATATTGTAACGCTTATAAGAGGTAATCAATTTAGAAAGCTTATTGATGATGCGCTAAATAAGTTTAAATATGGGGCTGCAGAATTAACATTAGGGGATAAAATTGTTTATACAACTATTGTGCCAGTTGAAGAAACACACAATGTTTATGAATACTTGATTGTGTTAAGGGACATTACAAAACTAAAAAATTTAGAAGAGATGAAATACCAATTTGTAAGTAATGTCTCACATGAGATTAAAACACCGCTTACAAGTATACAGGGATTTGTAGAAACCCTTAAAGAAGGTGCAATAGAAGATAAAAATGTTGCATTAAGATTTCTAAACATTATTGATATAGAAGCTAAGAGGCTTTATAGATTAATTCAGGATATACTATTATTATCTGAAATCGAAAATATGGAAAAACAAAATTATGGCATAGCAAAGGTAAATCAAGTTATCATGCAAGTTATGGAGATTTTAAAAGAAGAGGCTCATAAAAAGAATATTGAGCTTATTTTTAATGATATTGACGAGATAGTCCTTGAAAATACCAGTACTGATCATATTGAGCAAGTGATGCTGAATCTCGTTAGTAATGCAATAAAATATACAGATCATGGCTGTGTGATTATTACAACTGAAATAAAAAATAATAAAAATGTAATTCGTGTAAGAGATACAGGTATTGGTATGGCTAAAGAGAGTATAGAACACATATTTGAAAGGTTTTATAGAGTTGATAAAGGCAGATCAAGAAAAAGTGGAGGAACGGGGCTCGGGTTATCTATTGTTAAACATATCGTACAGTTATATGGTGCCCAGATCCAAGTAGAAAGTGAAGAAGGAGAAGGGACAATCTTTACACTTACGTTTTAG
- a CDS encoding response regulator transcription factor, with the protein MEKKHIVVIDDEEHILELIKYNLEGSGFKVSAFTSVEEAMSTIDEGKIDTILLDVMLPGIDGISALEKFRRTPHIKDTPILLITAKSEEIDKVLGLELGADDYITKPFSVREVVARVKASVRRNERNHQKEAEVSNHKILIKGLELDIESHLITYHNEQIELTFKEFEILKLLMLNKGRVLTREVILDKVWGYDYYGETRTVDVHIRYLRSKLDAHQIGDYIETVRGVGYKFIKE; encoded by the coding sequence ATGGAAAAAAAGCATATCGTTGTAATAGACGATGAAGAACATATCTTAGAACTTATTAAATATAATCTAGAAGGAAGTGGTTTTAAAGTATCGGCATTTACAAGTGTAGAAGAGGCCATGAGTACTATTGATGAAGGTAAAATTGATACTATTCTATTAGATGTTATGCTGCCAGGGATTGACGGCATAAGTGCATTAGAAAAGTTTAGAAGAACGCCTCATATAAAAGACACTCCTATACTTTTAATTACAGCAAAATCAGAAGAAATCGATAAAGTGTTAGGGCTTGAACTTGGAGCTGATGATTATATTACAAAACCATTTAGTGTAAGAGAAGTTGTTGCAAGAGTCAAAGCATCTGTTAGAAGAAATGAGAGAAATCATCAAAAAGAAGCAGAAGTATCAAACCATAAAATACTAATCAAAGGACTGGAGCTTGATATTGAGAGTCATTTAATTACCTATCATAATGAGCAAATAGAACTTACCTTTAAAGAATTTGAGATTCTTAAGCTTCTCATGCTTAATAAAGGGCGTGTTTTAACAAGAGAAGTTATTTTGGATAAAGTATGGGGATATGATTATTATGGAGAGACACGCACAGTAGATGTACACATTAGATATCTAAGATCGAAATTGGATGCTCATCAGATTGGAGATTATATTGAGACAGTCAGGGGAGTAGGCTATAAATTTATAAAGGAGTAA
- a CDS encoding TIGR01212 family radical SAM protein (This family includes YhcC from E. coli K-12, an uncharacterized radical SAM protein.), which yields MIKNKPYYSLNNFLREKHGEKVIKLSIDAGFTCPNRDGSLSSEGCVFCSEKGSGDFIPSHAGSITSQLHASIGILSKKWSNSHKYIAYFQSYSNTYAPLALLKARYEEALSFPDVVGIAIATRPDCLNDEIIDYLEELHHRTHLWIELGLQSANPATAKWINRGYSLECFEQAMYKLSSKKIETVVHLIIGFPYETLEDILSTIKYISSFSLQGIKLHMLHVLDNSPLGEIYLTQPFNLLSKTDYIFTIGEILKILPPTFVVHRLTGDGDADHLIAPLWTKNKKQLLNELNHYFKINDIYQGKYLNTY from the coding sequence ATGATAAAAAATAAACCTTATTATAGCCTTAATAACTTTTTAAGAGAAAAACACGGTGAAAAAGTCATCAAACTTTCTATTGATGCCGGCTTTACTTGTCCAAACCGAGATGGTTCTCTTTCTTCCGAAGGCTGTGTTTTTTGCAGTGAAAAAGGAAGTGGTGACTTTATTCCGTCTCATGCTGGATCTATTACCTCACAACTTCATGCATCTATTGGTATACTTTCAAAGAAATGGTCTAACAGCCATAAATACATTGCTTATTTTCAATCCTACTCTAATACCTACGCCCCTCTTGCTTTATTGAAGGCCCGTTATGAAGAAGCCCTTAGTTTTCCTGATGTAGTAGGTATCGCTATAGCTACAAGACCTGATTGTTTAAATGATGAAATAATTGATTATCTCGAAGAACTCCATCACCGGACACATCTTTGGATTGAGCTCGGTCTTCAGAGTGCTAATCCAGCAACTGCGAAATGGATTAATAGAGGTTATTCCTTAGAATGTTTTGAACAAGCCATGTATAAGCTCTCATCAAAAAAAATCGAAACTGTTGTACATCTTATTATAGGATTTCCTTACGAAACACTAGAGGACATCTTATCAACTATCAAGTATATCAGTAGTTTTTCCTTACAAGGTATTAAGCTTCATATGCTTCATGTGCTCGATAACTCTCCTCTTGGAGAAATTTATCTTACACAGCCTTTTAACTTACTTTCTAAGACTGATTATATTTTTACCATTGGTGAAATACTAAAAATATTGCCTCCCACCTTTGTTGTTCATAGATTAACTGGAGATGGTGATGCAGACCACCTCATAGCTCCTTTATGGACTAAAAACAAAAAGCAGCTCTTAAATGAATTAAATCATTATTTTAAAATTAATGATATCTATCAGGGGAAATATTTAAACACATATTGA
- a CDS encoding DUF4364 family protein, whose product MINNHEDFTINKLIILYLLSQVKIPLSLSQMTQIILERGYTNYFSLQQYLNELEKSYFIMTSKQNNTSYFEITDKGVETLDFFSSRIPDFIRKELDLFIEANWRKLRSELDIHAEYTPNKSNEYIVNCKVTENNSSLIELSVSVGSKKQAIELCNKWKTSASTLYSEILQLLSK is encoded by the coding sequence GTGATTAATAATCATGAAGATTTTACGATTAATAAACTCATCATACTTTATCTTTTATCTCAAGTTAAAATACCACTATCTCTTTCCCAAATGACCCAAATTATATTAGAAAGAGGCTATACTAACTATTTTTCCTTACAGCAGTATTTAAATGAGCTAGAAAAATCTTATTTTATTATGACTTCTAAACAAAATAATACTTCTTATTTTGAGATAACAGATAAAGGTGTTGAAACTTTGGATTTTTTCTCTTCTAGAATTCCTGATTTTATTAGAAAAGAACTAGACCTATTTATAGAGGCCAATTGGAGAAAATTAAGAAGCGAATTAGACATACACGCCGAATATACACCGAATAAATCTAACGAGTATATTGTAAATTGTAAAGTTACAGAAAATAATTCAAGTCTTATCGAACTTAGTGTAAGTGTTGGTTCAAAGAAACAAGCTATTGAACTGTGTAATAAATGGAAAACTAGTGCTTCTACACTTTATAGTGAAATTCTTCAGCTGCTTTCCAAATAA
- the yihA gene encoding ribosome biogenesis GTP-binding protein YihA/YsxC, with protein MNVTKSEMIITAGNKSQFPEHELPEIAFAGKSNVGKSSLINAIVNRKALARTSSQPGKTQTINFYNIQDAVMFVDLPGYGYAKVSKEQREKWGKLIDSYLQERIQLKKVILLVDIRHEVGANDKMMYDWISHYHQNVIVVATKLDKIKRSQVQKHLSIIRKGLELSADDVLIGFSAETKQGKDELWEIIENGINTDI; from the coding sequence ATGAATGTAACTAAGTCAGAAATGATTATAACAGCAGGAAACAAAAGTCAATTTCCAGAGCATGAATTACCTGAAATAGCTTTTGCCGGCAAGTCTAATGTCGGCAAGTCTTCACTTATTAACGCCATTGTAAATAGGAAAGCGCTGGCAAGAACAAGCTCTCAACCTGGAAAAACACAAACAATAAATTTTTATAACATTCAAGACGCAGTAATGTTTGTTGACCTACCAGGGTATGGCTATGCAAAGGTTTCTAAAGAACAAAGAGAAAAATGGGGTAAATTAATTGATAGTTATTTGCAGGAAAGAATTCAGCTTAAAAAGGTTATTCTGTTAGTGGATATAAGGCATGAAGTAGGCGCTAATGATAAAATGATGTATGATTGGATCTCTCATTATCATCAAAATGTTATTGTAGTAGCGACCAAGTTAGATAAAATTAAAAGAAGTCAAGTTCAAAAACATTTAAGTATCATTAGAAAAGGACTTGAATTATCAGCTGATGATGTATTGATTGGATTTTCGGCAGAGACAAAACAAGGGAAAGATGAATTATGGGAAATTATAGAGAATGGTATTAATACTGACATATAG